The Streptomyces uncialis genomic interval CGGGTGTTCGAGGCGGGTGACGACATCGGCGGCACCTGGTACTGGAACCGCTACCCGGGCGCGCGCTGCGACATCGAGTCCATGACGTACTCGTACACCTTCTGCCCGGAGCTGGACCAGGAGTGGGTGTGGAGCGAGAAGTACGCGACCCAGCCGGAGATCCTGCGCTATCTGCACCATGTCGCCGACCGGTTCGGACTGCGGCCGCACATCACCCTCTCGACCCGGGTGCTGCGGGCCGTGCACCAGGAGGACGACGGGCTGTGGGAGATCACCACCGACACCGGGGAGCGCGTCACCGCGCGCTTCCTCGTGATGGCGTCCGGGTGCGCGACCGTCCCGAAGGAACCGGAGGTGCCAGGGCTCGCGGAGTTCGCGGGCCCGGTGCACCACACCTCGCGCTGGCCGCGTGACGGGGTCGAACTGGCCGGACGGCGGGTCGCCGTGATCGGGACCGGGGCCTCCGGGGTCCAGTGCGTCCCGCTGATCGCCCGGCAGGCCGCCGCGCTGACGGTCTTCCAGCGCACCCCCGTGTACGCGCTGCCCGCCCTGAACCGCCCCCTGACCGGGGCGGAGGTCACCGCGCGCAAGGACGACTATCCGGCGTTCCGGGCCGCCCAGCGGGCGTCCAAGGGCGGCTCCGTGTTCACGATGCCGACCCGTTCGGCGCTGGAGACCGACGAGCGGGAGCGGACGGCCGCCTACGAGCACGCGTGGAACCAGGGGGTGCTGAGCGCCCTGCTGCGCTCGTACACCGATCTCCTCGTGGACGTGGACGCCAACGAGACCGCGGCCGAGTTCGTCCGGGGCAAGATCCGCGCGACGGTCAGCGATCCCGTCGTCGCGGAGGCGCTGTCACCCCGGAGCTATCCCTTCGGGACGAAGCGGCCCTGCCTGGACAGCGGGTACTACGAGACGTTCAACGAGCCGCATGTGACGCTGGTGGACCTGCGGCGGGACCCGATCGAGGAGATCACCGCGAAGGGCGTACGGACCGCCGGGCAGGAGTATCCCGCGGACGTGCTGGTCCTGGCCACCGGCTTCGACTCCATGACCGGCGCGCTGACCGGTGTCGACATCGTCGGCAGGGGAGGTGTCACCCTGCGGGAGAGATGGGGCGCCGGTCCGCTGACGTATCTGGGGCTGCTGTCGGCCGGGTTCCCCAACCTCTTCACGGTCACCGGTCCGCTGAGCCCCTCGGTCCTCACCAACATGATGGTCTCCATCGAGCAGCATGTGGAGTGGATCACCGACTGCGTCGCGTATCTGCGTGAGCGGGGGCTGACCTCGATCGAGGCGACACCGGAGGCGGAACGCGACTGGGTGGAGCACACGGCCGGGACGGCCGCGCGGACGCTCTACCCGGCGACGGACTCCTGGTACACGGGCGCCAACGTGCCCGGCAAACCCCGGGGGTTCCTCGCCTACACCGGCGGGGCGGATGTCTACCGCGCGC includes:
- a CDS encoding flavin-containing monooxygenase yields the protein MSQSVPSAPQVDAVIVGAGAAGLYQLHRFRQLGLSTRVFEAGDDIGGTWYWNRYPGARCDIESMTYSYTFCPELDQEWVWSEKYATQPEILRYLHHVADRFGLRPHITLSTRVLRAVHQEDDGLWEITTDTGERVTARFLVMASGCATVPKEPEVPGLAEFAGPVHHTSRWPRDGVELAGRRVAVIGTGASGVQCVPLIARQAAALTVFQRTPVYALPALNRPLTGAEVTARKDDYPAFRAAQRASKGGSVFTMPTRSALETDERERTAAYEHAWNQGVLSALLRSYTDLLVDVDANETAAEFVRGKIRATVSDPVVAEALSPRSYPFGTKRPCLDSGYYETFNEPHVTLVDLRRDPIEEITAKGVRTAGQEYPADVLVLATGFDSMTGALTGVDIVGRGGVTLRERWGAGPLTYLGLLSAGFPNLFTVTGPLSPSVLTNMMVSIEQHVEWITDCVAYLRERGLTSIEATPEAERDWVEHTAGTAARTLYPATDSWYTGANVPGKPRGFLAYTGGADVYRARCDAVAAGGYEGCVLR